The sequence below is a genomic window from Anaerolineales bacterium.
AGGGTTCCCGCCTGCCGGCCGTGGCGCCGGTAGTAGGTCCGCGGCGCAAGGGGCCGGGGCGGATCCGCAGACCGATTCCGTCCAGTAAATTCATTTTTCTCCGGCTCCATCGCCAACTGCCCGCGCTCGACGACCGCCACCGGATCCATTCGCCGCAGCGCGCGGTAGGCCGAGAGCACCGCGGAGAGGATCACCGCCAGCGGAACGGCCGTCACGAAGGGAATCGCAACCGGCGCAAAAACGTCGATCGCATATCCCCGCGGGGAAAAGAGGACGGCGTCGACCGACGCCAGCCCGATCCATCCGAGCAAGATGCCGAGGGTCCATCCGGCCAGCGCCGGGCCGGCGGTTTCCAGCGCCAGTCGCGCCGCCAGGCTCTCCCGCCGCCGGCCGAGCGCATACAGCGTGCCGAATTCCGCCAGCCTGCGGGTGAAAGCCAGCCGGTTGACCGCGCCGAGGACCAGGGTGATCGCCGCGGAGACCAGCAGCACGATCGGCACGCCGAGCAGGTACAACAGCTTCTGATCCTTGGCCGTCTGCTCGGAGACCGAGGCGTAGGTGTAGGTTTTAATGGAAGCGCTCTTCACCTCCCGCAGCAGATAGTCCTCCATCGCCGCCCCACGGCCCGGCCCCGCGATCACCAAGAGGCCTTCGGCCTTCAGGCTGCGGTAGCTTTCGCTCGCCGCGAGGAAATCGTAGGACAGGATTCCCAGGCGCACGTCGCCTTCGAGGATCCCTCTCAGCACCAGCGGGCTGACGATGTTCGCATACGCCTTGCCGTCGGTCGTCCGGTCGAAGGAATCGCCGAGTTTCAATTTCAGAGCGGCGGCGATTTCCCGCGAGAGCGCGACCTCGTTGCTTCCCGGGGCCGGCAGGCGGCCCTCCGCAAGCGAAACGCCCGATTGCGAAAGCACCGTTTCCACATCCTCCGCCTTCAAACCGATCAAGCGGAACGGAAAGTTCGCGCCGCCGATGTTCGTCACCTTAATCCGCAGATCGTTCTGCGGGAGAACGCGCGCCACATCCGGGGAGGCCAAGATCCTGGCGGCCGTTTCCGGCGCCAGGGTCTGCGCCTCGTTCGGCTGGACCAGGCTGAATTTGGAAAGGTAGCGGCTGATCTCGAATGCCGGGGCGATGTAGGTTTCCTGCGCCAGGCCGATGAAGAGGTAGAGGCCGGCGACCGTCAGCGCCAGGAGTGCCGTGAGCGCCAGCATGAGCCGCGGATGCCGGAGGGAATACCGGAAAGGAGATAGAGGATTCATACTGCATGCCCTTCTGTGAATTTGAGTCGATTCAGGAAAGCCCGGCGGAATCATTCGCCCCGGCCTGCGCGGCGCGCGCGACCCTGTCTTCCACCCCGGCGATCTGCCCGTCGCGCAACCGCAGGATCAGGTCCGCCTCGGCCAGGATCTCCGGGTTGTGGGTGACCGCGATCAGGCTGCCCTGCTCGCGGTAGAATCGCAGCAGCGCCATCACCTGCAGCCCCGTGCGCCGGTCCAGGAGCCCGGTCGGCTCGTCGGCGAAGATGATCCGCGGGCGGTGGATCATCGCCCGGGCGATCGCCACCCGCTGGCGCTCGCCGCCCGAGAGTTCGTAGGGGAAGCGGTGCAGTTTGTTCCCCAGCCCGAGGTCCACCAGGAGCGCCTTGGCCTGCTCGGCGTGGGCCGCATCCTGCACCGGCGCCGAGACCATCACGTTTTCCAGCGCGGTGAGGTAGTTGATCAGGAAGTGCTGCTGGAAGACGAAGCCGAACTCGGTTCGGCGAAGCGCCGTCCGTTCGGTCTCGCTCATCTTGCTGTACGGCCGGTCGTCGAGGTAGACCTCGCCGCGCGTGGGTTTCCGCAGCCCGCTGAGCATGTAGAGCAGCGAGCTCTTGCCGCAGCCCGAGGGCCCGAGGATTCCAATGAACTGGTGGTCGCCGGCGCGGAAGGAAATTTCGTGCAGAGCCTCCACCACACCTTCGCCGTCTTTGTATTGCAGTGTCAGATTTTCTCCGTGAAGCATGTCCGTCTCCTTTTTGCCATCCCATCCCATCTCCCCCACCCCCTCCTCCCTTCCCGTGATACGGGAACCTGTCCTCGAGCGAAGCGAGGGGAGGGAGGAGGGGAACATCCCGAGCGCCTTTCCCGAGCGGAGCGAGGGACAAGGGGAGGTGGGATGGGATGGAGAATGATTAAACGAATATTCCCTCCGCCCAAGCGCGGATCGCACCCCAGTCCCGGCGGTCGATGGTCGGGGTGAGACGGACCAGCCACTTCGGCAAGCCGTAGGCGGTCGTGCGGCCGTCGAACCGGCCGGCGAAGAACCGGATCGGCGCCGCCGGAAGAAGCTGCCGGACTTCCTCGATATACGATTCCCGCATCTTCACGTCCACCTCGCGTTCGCTGCGGAAGAAGAAATGCACGAGGAACACCGCCGCAGGAACCGCTTGAAGCGCCGCCCGATTGGCACGGAGAAAATCGAGCGCCTCGGGCAGGGGCTTTCCGCCCTGGATGGCGCTGCCGATCAGGACGGCTTCGTATCCCGCGACGGGCGGATTGTCCTTCATCGGCCGGACATCGACCGCGGATCCGCGCCCGCCGAGCGTCTTTCCGACCGCCTCGGCGACCCCGACCGTTGTGCCGGTCGCGCTGGCGTATGCAACAAGCACCTTTTTCATTTCTTTTGCTCCAAAATGGAAGGATTTCAATTCCACGGGCGGGAGGTCGGGCGCGGTCGCGGAAATCCACCCGGCCGCCCCGCACGCCGCCGCGCCGGCCGCCGCCGCGCCCAAACAGCCGGCTTTGAGAACACTGCGGCGGGAGACCCCTCCCTTCCCTCCCCAAATCGGTGGCGATGATTGTTTTTTATTTGATAATTCCATCCTCACCGATTTGGGGAGGGTGGCCGAATCCTGCGTTCGAACGTTCTCCTTGGATGGCCGGGAGGGGTTTGTCATATTTGCATTATCCAGATTTACCGGCTCATTTTCCATAGGCGCGCGTCATTATCGCCCCGGGAGTGGGTCACGATCCGGACATGACAGTGTCATGGTTAAAATTTTTCGCAACTGCTCAGCCTTCTGGACTTGTTTCCTTCCTCACCCCCAACCCCTCACCCCTTCCCCCTCTCCTGGCATACCCTCGCTTCCCCCGCTTCGCGAGGGCAGGCGCGAGGGCAGGCACCAGGAGAGGGGGAAAGCCTGTCCTCTAGCGAAGCGAGGGGAGGGACGGGGGATAGGGGTGAGGAAGGAAACGCGCAGAATTTCTCTTCGATATGGGATGGGCTGAGCAGTCACAATTTTTCTTCAAATTCGGATTGCTTTTTCGGCGTC
It includes:
- a CDS encoding ABC transporter permease, with translation MNPLSPFRYSLRHPRLMLALTALLALTVAGLYLFIGLAQETYIAPAFEISRYLSKFSLVQPNEAQTLAPETAARILASPDVARVLPQNDLRIKVTNIGGANFPFRLIGLKAEDVETVLSQSGVSLAEGRLPAPGSNEVALSREIAAALKLKLGDSFDRTTDGKAYANIVSPLVLRGILEGDVRLGILSYDFLAASESYRSLKAEGLLVIAGPGRGAAMEDYLLREVKSASIKTYTYASVSEQTAKDQKLLYLLGVPIVLLVSAAITLVLGAVNRLAFTRRLAEFGTLYALGRRRESLAARLALETAGPALAGWTLGILLGWIGLASVDAVLFSPRGYAIDVFAPVAIPFVTAVPLAVILSAVLSAYRALRRMDPVAVVERGQLAMEPEKNEFTGRNRSADPPRPLAPRTYYRRHGRQAGTLIASALLLILGTGLLFLLFAAGVDAMQPGLNVLSRMSAVSPNQGELDPALRGRIQSNPMVERAIEVYAFAPMKISIPPMFPSKPVETLCVGVEDLEYLAGLYGLELAEGRLPRPGTNEMAISWAAAKNRGLRVDDVLGDPDRPAYPGAPALPVQIVISGVFAPGKTTAEDTWLSFMSLEFVEPYRQSGRSLILVPQAGQKRAMDAWLEGEIAGEGRIVLTYANQRAAQNREMRSMLATFALMECVVALVAALALAGLHSLFLAGREAEMGVLNALGYARGKLAGRILGEALFLLSAAWAAAAAGCFLILLFLQYGVFAAAGLNLNFLNPVPWLATLPIPAAVLAACAALTVRRLGRMDPITVIERRM
- a CDS encoding ABC transporter ATP-binding protein; translation: MLHGENLTLQYKDGEGVVEALHEISFRAGDHQFIGILGPSGCGKSSLLYMLSGLRKPTRGEVYLDDRPYSKMSETERTALRRTEFGFVFQQHFLINYLTALENVMVSAPVQDAAHAEQAKALLVDLGLGNKLHRFPYELSGGERQRVAIARAMIHRPRIIFADEPTGLLDRRTGLQVMALLRFYREQGSLIAVTHNPEILAEADLILRLRDGQIAGVEDRVARAAQAGANDSAGLS